CTCAGAGCATTGTGCCAGGCTCACTTAGATAAGCGAATTGAACCATTTGAATTGGAAGCTGACGTCCAGTACCCCGGTTCCCCGACCAGCAAAGACGCGAGCGGCGGAAACACTATCCGCAGACTGTTGCTAGCGTATCAACGAGACGCACTATTTCGGAGCTATGCCGAGGCACCAGAGATTATTGCCGCCATTTCGAAAATTCTTGATTGCGACACGGTTCTGCTTAATCCCAACCACCACAATTGCGTAATGACCAAACAACCGCAATACAGCTCGGAAACCATGTGGCACCGAGACACTCGGTATTGGAATTTCAGCGATAAATATTTAATTAACGCGTGGTTTGCGCTTGGCGACGAACAACTAGAAAACGGCGCAATGAAGATCTTGCCCGGCTCGCATCGCTGGGATGTTCGGGAGTCCGCACTAGACGAGGCGCAGTTTTTACGAATCGACCATCCAGATAACCGCGACCGCCTACCGACTCAACGCCTGGTTCCGCTCAACGCTGGCGACGTTCTTTTATTCAGCGCCCATTGCTTTCACGCTGCAGGTAAAAACACCACCACTAAACCGAAGTTTTCGATGGTCTACACTTACCACGCAGAATCGACGCAACCAATAGCTGGCACACACTCCGCCAGCCGACCGGAGATACCGCTGGCACTGAAGTAATTTACAGGAAGTAATTTATAGAAAGTAGCGGGTTAAATCACATCATCCTCGAGCAGGGTAAGCACACGATGATTAATACTGCTTTGCCTGACATACCCATACTTGAGTAAAACCACGCGCAACAACAATAATGTTGCGCAACAATCCTCACCTACCCCCGCGCTAGTCTATTTGTGTAATAGATTTAGCTATTTGATCGGTGTTTACTAGCACCATGAACAGCCAACCATATACACGACCACTCGCTGCAGCGAGCACGTCGACTCCGATACCCCCGCAATCCGACACTTACATAGCTAATATGCAGAGGTCACAGCACATGCTGCACACCAACACATCCAATGACAACAGCTCGGTAGTTATTGATCCCAATCTGGCTAGTTTAGCTGGCCAAGCCTCAGCGGCGGCCTACGCCGACTATGCGCACTCAAATGACCCCGCGCATGTACCTGCCGCAATCTACAGCGGAGCTCATTCATATAGTTATTTAATGCGCTTCAGCGGCTTCGATGCGGTCGCTTGGGGCAGCGGTAAAGAGGAAAGATTCGGCCTTGTCTACCAGTCGACCAAGCACAGCGATGAATATCTATTCGCATTTCGCGGCACCTCATCAGTTTATGATATGTGGGAAGACTTAGACTCAACGGGCACCACGGAGTTTCGCCCACATCAGCCGAGCAAGAGCTTCCCCAACGATATCCAAGTTGGCGCTGGATTCAATCGACTTTACTCCAGCAAAAGCATGTCAATGTCCGCTAGCATGCAACAGCAACTATTTAATACCATTAAAGCACTACCACAAACACCAAAGAAAATATTCATTACCGGCCACAGCCTTGGTTCGGCTCTAGCCAGCCTGTTTACCTTGGATCTTGCCACCAGCCAGCCGAGCATTGAGTTATTTGCAATTAATTTTGCCAGCCCGCGAGTTGGTACTAGAGCATGGCAGAAGTGTTACGACACTCAGTATCGCTTAAAAGACAGCACAATTAGAATTCGCAACAATTACGACCTGATTACCAACGTTCCTTTTGACGCTGCCCCGTTTAATTTCCAGCATGTGGGCACTGAATTTGAAGTGTCTTTTACTGTCGATAGCTACATGCATGACCCAGTCATAATCATAGAAGCGTGGCATTCACTGAGCAATTATCGATACGTCGTTGACCGCGCAACCATGCGGTCACCCGAAATTTGGCTAGGTGAGTTTTTCGACCAAGCTATCACTCACACCAGCTGGCCAATGACCAGCTACGCGCCAGACCAGCAATCACTTAACTGGGAACAAGGCAACCTCATGAAAGTTCGCCGAGACTTAGAGGCAGTAGCAGACTACATGTAAATCAATCTGCGACACCTCCTAGCTCGATGTCGCCGTTACTCTACAAACGGCAAATTCGCTTTCACTGTCAATGGATGATAACCATCGCGAGCTTCAGCAAATGCTTTTTGCCCTAACGCTTTACCTTTTTCGGACTTAGCCAACTCGCGATAAAGTGGTTTAACCAACTTATTTCGCCCAATCGACGTCAAATAGCTGTGTAATCTCGGTAATGCAGGCTCATACCAATTCTTGATACTCATTAATAACCAGCTATGCGCAATCTCATTATTACGCGACTCGGTTAAGCCAAACGCATTATCCAAATCCGCTAATTGTTCTTGGCTAAGTGCCTCAGGCATATTGTTCAAGAAATACAACCACTGATGTACCGTCCAATCTTTGGTCTCGATATCGCTGGCTGCACGCTCACCGCCTAACCACTGCATCCGCGCGGTATCGACCTTGGTAAAGGCATCGGACTCTTCCAATGGCAATTTGTCGAGCAAACCAGCTTCAAATATCCATTGATTAATTCGCTCTTCGCTTAGCTTGTCGGGGTATTCGACTAACAATGTTTGCTTTAGATAATCAACAAATTGATCGGTGGTGATGCTCTGAAACGCAAATTCTTTGAAGTAATTCGTTAAGAACGCATCAAACTGATCTCGACCAACCCGCTGCTCGATCTCACGCAGAAATAACGCGCCTTTCTCATAAGGCACATTAGAGAACACGTCGTCTGGATCACGCCCGCGCAGATCAATTGCCAATATCGTGTCTGCGGCGTCGAGCCGATCTATATCGGCTTCTAAATCTTGAAAGCCTAAAACGGCTTCCATGTTGTAACGGTCAGTACCATACACAATCTCCATGATCCGATAGGTCAGATAGGTGGTAAAGCCTTCGTTCAACCAAAGGTCACGCCAAGTCGCATTGGTAACGGTATTCCCAGACCATGAATGCGCCAATTCGTGAGCGATCAAAGAAACAAGACTCTTATCACCGGCAATCACGGTAGGTGTAATAAAAGACAAACGTGGATTCTCCATACCACCAAACGGGAATGACGGTGGCAAAATCAACAAATCATAGCGATCCCAACCATATGGACCGTAACGCTGCTCGGTAGCTATCAACATAGACTCGGTATCTTCGAATTCGGCCGCTGCGGACTCAAGCAGGGCGGGCTCGGCATACACACCGGTCCGCTCGCCCATCGCCTTAAACTGCAGGTCACCGACCGCGATAGCAATCAAATAAGACGGCACGGGCTGCGGCATAGTAAATTCGTATACACCATCGCGCGCGGCATCAGGGTCGTTTGACGCACTCATCACCGCCAACAATTCCTTAGGAGTGCGAATCGTAGCTTGGTAAGTAACACGAACTTGCGGTGAGTCTTGCAATGGAATAAAGCTTCGCGCGTGAATCGCTTGCGCTTGTGAGAATAGAAACGGGTGCTGTCCACCTGCGGTCTGAGCTGGCGTCAGCCATTGCAAGCCAGATGCTTCTGGTGACGTCGTGTATGCAACCGTGACCGCTTGCGCGTCAGCCGGCAAAGTAATCGACAAGGGCGCGCCCAAAAATGAATCCGCAGAGCCAAGCGCATACTCAATATCTGCACCATTAACGGTAACCGAATGTATGGTCAAATCGCGAGTGTCGAGCACCAACGTATTTGCATCAGCTTGCTTGCGGTCAAATGCCAAGGTCGCTGAACCGCGCAAAACCTGCTGCGCAAAGTCGACATCCAAATCCAACGCAATATTGGTCACTATGATCTGCTGAGGATTAGACAACGAATGGTAGTCCTTACCAACCTCGATAGATTGATCGGCCGCGTTAGATTCGCTCGCAACTGTCGCTTCGCTTGATCCAGAGCTAGTACCGGATGTGTCGGACGGCGTACCGCGCTCACAGGCTGTTACAGCCAATAGCGCAATCACAAGAAACAAAGTTCGTAAGGTCATGATAGTCATAGTTTGGTTATTCGTGAAGGCGGTGATTATGCGCTCTTCTACGTCAATTTCAACTTTGACGATCAACCCTTTTACCCACCAGCAACTCGCGCTATTGGATTGTTGAGCGCACCACCGATGGATTACCACGCCCCAAAAAGAAAATGCCTGGGTAATTCGCGGTCTCAAAACCTAAACTAGGATTACTCCGGAGCAAAGAATTCTCAATACTCAGTGTGCCCTGTCGATTATTACTTACAAAGAATACCGCTCCACCACCTTCATTTGCATGATTATTTTCTATCGTAGTACCGCACAAAAATAAATCGAAATCATTACCATCATTGTAGATTGCCCCACCACTCCCACCGCCCGGAGTGCCTGAACGACTTGGATTTGCACCATTCCCAATCGCACGATTATGACTAAACCAAGAATTATATATAGAGAACGACACACCAATGCTGCTCAGCCCGCCGCCGTTTGAACATACATTGGCTGTTTCCGCTGAGCCGCCGAAAATACTATTAGCAACATAAACCGGCAAGCCTTGATATTGACTAAACACGCGCACAGCTGCGCCGCCCACATCGGGCCCAGCATCAGCACAAACATTGTTTTCAAAACGAGTATTCACTAGCTTGAAACGCCCTCCTCTGACCCAAATTGCACCACCGCCATCGTATTGTGTTTCGCTCTTAGAGTTACCGTTCTTAAACGTAATATTTTGCACTGTCAGCTGCGGATGGTCCTGATTCTGACAATGCGGAGTTGTCCATATTTGATCTGGGTCACAGGTATTCATATACAGAATGCGACGCTGCCCTTGCCCGTTCAATGTCACCTTTCCACCACCGTCGATGACAATGCGCGGCCCAGTATTATTAATAACCTTGGCGGTTTGTTGCATCTCTATTTCAACCGGCGCAGCACCGCAATTGAAGGTAATAACCCCGCCCTTAGCCACCGCCGCAACGACTGCTGCACTGGTGCAACTCGCTGGAGAACCGTTACCGATCACCGTATCAGGCTGCGCGATCGACTCAGCCTGAGCAGTCGCCGGCACCGCACAAAAACCTGCGGCTGGTTCGGGAATGTCTAACTCCATCGAAGCTCGATAACTCCCTGCAATCAAAGCTGGTACAGTCAGCAACAGATCGTCACTCGACTCCTGCGCAGAAACCACCTGAATCGCTACGATTGAGTAAAACAACCAAAACATCACAATACTTGCTTTGAATTGAAACATATTTCAAATACCTCGTTCACGACCAAACCCAATATCTTCAACATAAGCCCATCCCGACATTCAACACAAACACGAATAGACTCTACGGTTTGTCTCCGCAGCGAAGAAAGCACACGGTTAACACCAAGTCATCCGCCAACCAACCCTTTTGAATGCGCAAAAGCATTCGCTTGAAAACACGAAGAACATACAACAATATCATCGATGATATGTAAGTCGCATCCACTACTGGTTAATAAAAATGCACAATATATAGCAACGAAAGCGACTGGCCGGCCATTAGGTACATTCAGTCCGCGCTTTTCATTCAGATGTGTATCCAAGTCTCAGTCTAATAGGCTTAAGTATTTGCTCCACGTCTTTACACACAGCATCGTCATAGGTTACCGACGGATTCGCAGCCCTAGATATATCTATAGAATCCTGGAGATTCGCGCCAGAAACTTTGACGCCTAACCAGCTTGCGACGTTTGCCGCAACAGATGCGGGGGCCTCACATATATCTTCAAATCTTATTTCAAAAAGGTTTGACCCAAGATGGAGCTTGCTACTGTCAAACACTTGTTGCAGCTGATGCACTGTTGTGTAGGCCATGTGCTTAGCCGGCGAATCAGTCAGAATCTGAGATGCAGATAAGCCGTTCGCTTCGTACGCGAGTGGCAATGTTACTCTACCGATTTCATTGTCTAATCTAGCCGTCATATGAGTACGTCGCAAACATGTGGCCAATGGGTCTCGCACCATATGAATAAATTTTGCGTTAGGAAATGCCTGCACTAAGAGATCAGGTATTAACATCGCCTCAGGCAATTTAAACCCCCAAAACATACTGTTCCCAATTTGACTCAACAGGTTTCTAGCGGCGTAATGCAACCCCCGAACCGACTGCTTTTCAGGATCACAAGAACTGGGAAACCGGTTTATTTTAAAAATTGCTTTATAAATGGCTAAAACCATGGGGATTGAATCACCACTACCGTTTAATTCGCTACCCATATCGATATTTAAGTCTTGCGCCAGTTCTGACAAGAGCCTAGAACCGCTACCGCCTCTAGACAGAAATATTATCAATTGCTTGTCCGAACCCAGCACCTGCTCTAGGGTTTCGCAGGCCGGCGATAACCCCCATTTATCTAAATAATACTCGTGGGTAGATTCTAGTTCGGCGCGAAACGTAAAGGTCTGTCGATTCACTATCTTCGGTGAATCGCCCCTTGATTGAATTAAATTTCCGCATTCATCAGCGTATTTATGAATACAAGGCGCATTAATTACGTATGCATTTTGACCTAAAACATTCGCATTACGTATCAAATCTTCGCCGATTAAATGAATGCTAGGCAAGTTATCATCAAGACGAAGGGTATTGCTTTTTCGAAACACCAAAAGCTGCTCATCTAGCTTTACAACTTGAGCAAAATTTTGAGCCTGCAAATGATCCCTATAAGACTGAGGGTCTGAAACGTGACCGGTGGGCTTGATGTCCACATCCCATCCATACACTCCTAAGATACCCCAATTAGGGTCCACTGATTCCAGCTCACTTAAAGCTTGCTCAAACTTACCATCCCATCCAGGTGGAAGTAACACATCTTCATGCACAACCACGATAGTTTCATGAACTGCCCGATTAACGCCAGCATTAATAGCTTGCCCTAAATTATGATAACGAAGGTTTGCTACATTATCGACAGTAATAAATTGATGCCTAGGTTTGTTAACGGCATCAGACCTACAAATATTGTGATCATAATCTCCAGAAAACTGGACGGTCACAAAGCTAATAGGCCTTGACTCGTGACCAATATAACCTGTGAGGTCAGGGTACTCTCGACGTATCTCAACACTCATTTTTACGTATAACCATACTCGCTCATCAACTCTTTCGCTGTACATTTAATATCAGACAAAACCAATGGATCCAAATCAACCCAGGCATCTAACGAATTCGAATCTATTGGTCTACTTCGCTCGGTCCCTCCGGGCCCTTTGCCGGTTAAGATCGAGTGGTGTTGCAACATACTTTGACTAAAATTCAATGAGCAATGCTCGGCTAGCAATTGAGCCATTTCTTCTCTGCGCAAGACCAAATCCTCATATTTTAAAACCATAGTTGGAATACCTGCATTCAAAAAATCGCCAACTAAACTAGACTTAATCAACCAAACCAGCGCTCTCTTCACGTGCTCGCTAGTGTTCGAAGAACAAATCTTTGAATACGCCACAGCGAACCTTGAAACTAAATCAGGTTTAGCGGAAATCAGTTTGATTTGATTCTCAACCATTGGGATTTGCGAGAGCCTGGTCATTGAGCGAACGACTGAACGTGGATCCCTTACTAAGTAGATTGCAGCAACAGGGATATCCAAAGTTGAAAGTCGCTCAAACTCATAAGTTAGATTTGGAACCTTTAGAACTAAGTGCGTAATTTCCGTAGTAGCGCTTCCGCAATCAGCATTTTCACGCAAATGACCTACAATCCCTCGTTTTTGAACATATTTATCGTGTGCTCTAAGCAATACAGAGTAAAGCGTATCGACATTTACCTCCCCATCACCCGAGACCTCCTTAAACCACTCATAAACACCATCAGTCTCATCCAGCAAAAATGCCTTCGGATGAGACCCGACAATTTGTCCAGTTAGCGTCGTGCCGCTGCGCTGACATCCCACGACAACCACAATTTTTTTGATAGCATCTAACATATCATCACTCAAAAAAAACCCGTGGAATACACCACGGGCTTGATAAAAAACTTATTGGGTTGCGCCGAAACGGCTGAAGCTAACAGCCCAATCTAAGCAGCAATGTCTACTGTTGAACCAATTTTTCTTCCAGTTCAACGAGCCGCTCATTTAACTGCTCAATATAAACGTGAGCTTTTTCCAACTCGTTTAACATACGCAACATTTTAACCGTCATATTGATTGGTTCATCGGCTCCGGTCGGGCCCACAGATGGGAGATATTTATTCTCCCACATCGATTTCGCATGCTCCTCAATCGAAGGAATTTCATACACATTTTTGTCAAAGACTCTATCGCACGGGTCAGCAACCGTACAGTTCCCACCTCCACCAACTGATATTAGCCCACCAGCGATTGTTAGGTCTCCTGTGGGGCTCAATGTAAACAGATTGCCACCTGGTCCACCGTCCTCTCGCATTATCAGATTCAGACCTGCTGAAATTTCCCATGATTTAGAAACATTAGTATTTTCAAAAACCAGCTCTGGATTACCATTATTCTGCAGGCGAAGCATATTTTGTCCACCAGAGCCACTCGTATCAGAGATATGCAACGCAGTATTAGGAGTAGAAGTCCCCATACCGACATCACCATTAGCCGCGACAAATAGAGAACCGGAATCGGCTCCAGGCTTAATTTGCAAAGGCAGCCGACTGCCATTAGTTACATCTCGAATAAAAAAGTTAGCTTCATTCCCAGCCATATCCCATGTTTGAGGGGTAAAGCCATCTGAACCATCTTGCTCAAAGCGAACTGTAGGGGTATTGCCTTCTACTATATGTAAATCGACAACGGGATTTAGCGTTTTAATACCAATATCGCCATCGCTCTCTACAACTAAGGAATTGGCAGGAGCTCCGGCTTCGACACGAAACGGTGAACGACCGGCGGTCGAGTCTTGAATTGAGAAATGACTAGTACCACCATTGCTAGTATCATTTGCCACCAAGCGCCAATCATTCGATGGGAAGCTCGCAGAGTTACTGGTATCGTCGAAGTGAATCCGTAAATTATTTTCCTTTAGGCGTTGAGTATCAAAACCAAAATTCTCACCATTTGCGCAGTCACTTCCCACGCACTGGCTAAATTGAATAATGACATCATCTGCATGAACGACATCTGCTTGCGCTGAATGTGTGAACGCTACACCACTTAATATAGCTAGCGTGCTTTTTGCTATGAACTTCATTCCAATCCCCTGAGTTTATTACTCACTTAAAAATTACAGTCAACACTATGACTGTGACCCGCTTGCTTTCAACCACCCTGCTCCACAGAAAGCCAGCTCTTCATTACAATTAAGTAACAGTATAACTTAATCGTCGTTACCTATCAGCTCTTTTGAACCGTCTACATAATTTGGCCTAGCGACGCCGTTAATTACCGAGAATGAGCCTGATTGACGGTTCTGATCGCCTTGCTCCTCGGTTGGCAAACTGCCTTCATTACGGAGACGTTGCAGTAGTTCCAGCTCCGCTGCCGAGTCGCCCGACGATCTAACAGCCTGCATCTCGACTCTAACCGATTCGTCTACTTGCGGCGATATAACTGATTCCCATGTATAAACGCCATCCGGTAGGCTTGAATCCATAGACAAACTCTCACCTGGCCCAAAAGACTGCTGTATACGCTGCCCGTCTGGTCCGACAATCGTTATGTCCGCTCGACTATAATCTATATTTTCGGGCGCGCTCCACTCCACATAATTTTCAGTGAGGGGTTGTAACGCAACTCGGTCGATTGGCGCTTCATAATTTGCATAAATTTCATCAGCAAGCTCATCGGTTAGCTCATCAGATTCTCCCTCCACATCATCAACTGCAGAACTTGAATCTCCCCCTACAGCATTGTGTCGATGTGAAGCATCTTCAATAGCTGGTAGAGAATCATCTTCAGATGTCTGCACAGAGATAACTTCAGCGACACTATCTTGAGCTTCAGCGGTCTTTTGAGTTACGTGAGGCGGTGGTTCGTTCGAACAACCAATTAAAGCGAGAAACATTAAACCAGAAGCAACTAGTTTGATGTCTACACTAGGCCTTAGGCTGTCACAGAGAATTTTCAATCTTCCCACGCCAGCCTCTTGTTGATGCAACATTTTCCAAGCCATCATGTTAATAAAACCTGTTAGTAAGCAATTGATAATACGCCTTGATAAGTCGTGTGTCGTGCGACTAAAGTCGCATTCCTAACACCGACCCGACTAAGGCTTGATTGTTTGGCCCGCTGCATTATTCGCTTTAGGCAATCGATGATACTTGTCTATTGCCGGCTCATCGAGCACCACCTCAGTGCCATCACTCCACGTGATAGTGAGCTTTGCTACTGCCGCATTCAAACCAAGACCAAAATGTAATTTGGCTGAATGTTGCGACGAAAATGAGTCACCAGTAACCACTCGAGTCATTTGATTTCCAGACTCAGCTATAACTCGCACGGTAGCGCCAATAGTCGACCTCTCATCATCGTCTTCAAGCTGAACACCGATCCAATGACCGGCCTCATTGAGGCCATTACGATAGATATGTAAGCGGTAGCGCGTGTCATTAGTGCCGCTAGCTATATGCTCTACCACCAACAGGTCAACTCGGCCATCGTTATCAATATCCTCTGTCACAACCGCTCTCGCGTCATACTCAAATGCCACGCCCATCAAATACGCAATATTGATGAACTCGTCATTATGCTTTAGGTATAGCACCTTATGCTCATAGCCATTCCAAGAGATTTTTGCTTCTCTCAGATCTGTCGATTCAACTTGAAACAACATATCCCGAGCGATGTCTTCTTGACCACCTTCATAGATATCGTGACGCCAAAATGTAGTGCAATAATCCTGTGTACTCTCACCACTAAAATGGCCATTCGCAACAAAAATATCTTTGTCACCGTCATTATCGAAGTCAAAGGTACTCGTGCCCCAAGACCATCCAGTGCGAGCCACTTCATCATTATTCGGCGCTTTGACAAATCCCTCATCACGTTTTAAAAACATTCTATTGCCATAGCCCATAGCCATCCGCATATCAGTGTGTTCCTTAAAATCGTCACGACCTAACCCCATGCCCTCCAAACGTCGAGCAGTTGTTGAGCTCATTCCAATCACATAGAAATCAAGTTTGCCATCGCCATCAAAGTCATCGAAGGTATGCCCCATTCCAAAGAAGTGCCGATCCAAACCAAAGTCATCTGTGACATCGGTAAAATGACCTTTACCGTCATTTAGGTAGACATCAAAACCGGCATAGTCACTAACAACGATCAGATCCATGTCTTGGTCATCGTCCAAGTCAACTAATGAGCTGCTATACGATCTTCGATTACGCTTAGCGCCAAGCCCGACCTCGTCGGTAACATCAGTAAATTTATTATCGCCGTCATTACGCAACATCACAGCAGGATAGCCGTCATTCGCGTCATAATACGGATTTGGCATTTGGCCCTGGCGATACGCATACTTGTAGTTAGCAATATGCAAATCCAAATCACCATCACCATCAATATCGCCAGCGGTAAAAGTTTTCGGTAAGCTCATATGATGGTCCGATATCTTTAAAGGATTCCCTTTAAAACGACCATCAGGACCGCCAACAAACATCATGGGATACCCACGTTCATCAACACCAACAAAATCAACCTGACCATCGCCGTTGAAATCAGCTAGCACTGCACCGTCATAAAGGTTGCGGTACTTATCGAACAATTCCTCGGCAACTAATTCGCCGCCACCATTGTTCTTAAGCAAGATATTTTGCCCGCCCAACACGATTTCAGAGTTCCCATCTTTATCGAGGTCATACACCAGAAGAGGATGAATCAGAGGTCGCTCCTCAGTGCCCGTTACCGTAAACACTTCGGTAAATGGAGCGGCTTTCTCGCGCTCAAGAATGCTCATATTTAGCACCTTGATTTTGTCAGCAACCAACTCGACATCACCCGCTAACGCTACGCTCCAATCAATCTCCAGCATGCCCTTAAAAGCCAGTCGATGGGCAGGGTTGGGCCGATTAATATGTAGCGTGAAACTTACTTCTGAGACCGCCCCCATATTAGCTGCTGGCGGTGTGAATTTGGCATGATGCCACTCAGACTGCTCTAACACATAACCCTCAGCGGCCATGCTAGCAATAAATGCCTTGAACTTGGCGTTGGTCCAAAGTTCACCATCACCGGAAAATTTATAGCGAGCAATTTGTAACGCTAACGGCTCACTACTGCTGTGTTTCGCGAGCTGTAAACTATTGAATGGAAAACTAGCCAACACCGAAAATTTATCATCGGATTTAAGTAGGTCGTCCCAAAGCTTGACGATTCGCTGTTCGTACATTTGAGCAATTTCTTCGGGGCCCCAAACAAGCCGATCAAGTTTGCGACGAGTATTGACCAAGTTTAAGGCTTTGTCTCGATTTTCCCGCACCTCAGTATCGCTTGGCCCAACCACCTGAGCCTGCAGCAAGCCAGCAAAAAGACTGGTAAAAACCAGCACAAGCAAACTTTTAAACTTCATGAATTTTTACCTATCGAATCGTAATTGCGGTCATTAAACGTTAAGCCATTAGCAAAATCAATACACCATTCAGACTAGTCGTAAAGCTGGACTTCTAATAAGACTAACGAGCCAGCACTAGCTACTCAGTTCAAGGGCACAGCAATAAGTGTTAGCATCATATCGCCAGCATCAACTTCACCACACATCGCCATGCAGATTGTCTACATCAGCAACCGACCTAAGACACTGAACCAAACATTGAAAAAAGTATGTGCCAACATGCCTTACATTGACTCGGCACTGGTTTGCATGCCTGAAGCATTGTTGAAATCCGTTGTTGCACCAGCCGAACTAAAGATCACCCTTACCCCTGAAGAATCTTTGTTGAATAAGTTGGAGCGGTCTCAACTGAGCTCACTTGACCACCAACGCCGCAACTATTTATTGCGCAAATCGCTTATAGCATCGGAGTTGGTTCAACATAGATTTATCATGTCAGATGATGACGCTCGCCCACTTAGATTGGTAAAACTAGACTATTTTTTAAGTGCTAATCGCTACCAGCGATATTACTTCCACGACTTAATGACCTGGCCCAATAGTCGAACAGAATTTGACACCGGACAGTTAATGACAGGAGCGCTTTTAAGTAGC
The sequence above is a segment of the Arenicella xantha genome. Coding sequences within it:
- a CDS encoding phytanoyl-CoA dioxygenase family protein, with protein sequence MTEIVRLQPANTMLTHAQIQQFKIDGYLVLPQILNERQRFELRALCQAHLDKRIEPFELEADVQYPGSPTSKDASGGNTIRRLLLAYQRDALFRSYAEAPEIIAAISKILDCDTVLLNPNHHNCVMTKQPQYSSETMWHRDTRYWNFSDKYLINAWFALGDEQLENGAMKILPGSHRWDVRESALDEAQFLRIDHPDNRDRLPTQRLVPLNAGDVLLFSAHCFHAAGKNTTTKPKFSMVYTYHAESTQPIAGTHSASRPEIPLALK
- a CDS encoding lipase family protein, which encodes MNSQPYTRPLAAASTSTPIPPQSDTYIANMQRSQHMLHTNTSNDNSSVVIDPNLASLAGQASAAAYADYAHSNDPAHVPAAIYSGAHSYSYLMRFSGFDAVAWGSGKEERFGLVYQSTKHSDEYLFAFRGTSSVYDMWEDLDSTGTTEFRPHQPSKSFPNDIQVGAGFNRLYSSKSMSMSASMQQQLFNTIKALPQTPKKIFITGHSLGSALASLFTLDLATSQPSIELFAINFASPRVGTRAWQKCYDTQYRLKDSTIRIRNNYDLITNVPFDAAPFNFQHVGTEFEVSFTVDSYMHDPVIIIEAWHSLSNYRYVVDRATMRSPEIWLGEFFDQAITHTSWPMTSYAPDQQSLNWEQGNLMKVRRDLEAVADYM
- a CDS encoding M1 family metallopeptidase, whose protein sequence is MTIMTLRTLFLVIALLAVTACERGTPSDTSGTSSGSSEATVASESNAADQSIEVGKDYHSLSNPQQIIVTNIALDLDVDFAQQVLRGSATLAFDRKQADANTLVLDTRDLTIHSVTVNGADIEYALGSADSFLGAPLSITLPADAQAVTVAYTTSPEASGLQWLTPAQTAGGQHPFLFSQAQAIHARSFIPLQDSPQVRVTYQATIRTPKELLAVMSASNDPDAARDGVYEFTMPQPVPSYLIAIAVGDLQFKAMGERTGVYAEPALLESAAAEFEDTESMLIATEQRYGPYGWDRYDLLILPPSFPFGGMENPRLSFITPTVIAGDKSLVSLIAHELAHSWSGNTVTNATWRDLWLNEGFTTYLTYRIMEIVYGTDRYNMEAVLGFQDLEADIDRLDAADTILAIDLRGRDPDDVFSNVPYEKGALFLREIEQRVGRDQFDAFLTNYFKEFAFQSITTDQFVDYLKQTLLVEYPDKLSEERINQWIFEAGLLDKLPLEESDAFTKVDTARMQWLGGERAASDIETKDWTVHQWLYFLNNMPEALSQEQLADLDNAFGLTESRNNEIAHSWLLMSIKNWYEPALPRLHSYLTSIGRNKLVKPLYRELAKSEKGKALGQKAFAEARDGYHPLTVKANLPFVE
- a CDS encoding sulfotransferase family protein, with translation MYSERVDERVWLYVKMSVEIRREYPDLTGYIGHESRPISFVTVQFSGDYDHNICRSDAVNKPRHQFITVDNVANLRYHNLGQAINAGVNRAVHETIVVVHEDVLLPPGWDGKFEQALSELESVDPNWGILGVYGWDVDIKPTGHVSDPQSYRDHLQAQNFAQVVKLDEQLLVFRKSNTLRLDDNLPSIHLIGEDLIRNANVLGQNAYVINAPCIHKYADECGNLIQSRGDSPKIVNRQTFTFRAELESTHEYYLDKWGLSPACETLEQVLGSDKQLIIFLSRGGSGSRLLSELAQDLNIDMGSELNGSGDSIPMVLAIYKAIFKINRFPSSCDPEKQSVRGLHYAARNLLSQIGNSMFWGFKLPEAMLIPDLLVQAFPNAKFIHMVRDPLATCLRRTHMTARLDNEIGRVTLPLAYEANGLSASQILTDSPAKHMAYTTVHQLQQVFDSSKLHLGSNLFEIRFEDICEAPASVAANVASWLGVKVSGANLQDSIDISRAANPSVTYDDAVCKDVEQILKPIRLRLGYTSE
- a CDS encoding sulfotransferase produces the protein MLDAIKKIVVVVGCQRSGTTLTGQIVGSHPKAFLLDETDGVYEWFKEVSGDGEVNVDTLYSVLLRAHDKYVQKRGIVGHLRENADCGSATTEITHLVLKVPNLTYEFERLSTLDIPVAAIYLVRDPRSVVRSMTRLSQIPMVENQIKLISAKPDLVSRFAVAYSKICSSNTSEHVKRALVWLIKSSLVGDFLNAGIPTMVLKYEDLVLRREEMAQLLAEHCSLNFSQSMLQHHSILTGKGPGGTERSRPIDSNSLDAWVDLDPLVLSDIKCTAKELMSEYGYT